One genomic segment of Sminthopsis crassicaudata isolate SCR6 chromosome 2, ASM4859323v1, whole genome shotgun sequence includes these proteins:
- the CFL2 gene encoding cofilin-2 codes for MASGVTVNDEVIKVFNDMKVRKSSTQEEIKKRKKAVLFCLSDDKKQIIVEEAKQILVGDIGETVEDPYTSFVKLLPLNDCRYALYDATYETKESKKEDLVFIFWAPECAPLKSKMIYASSKDAIKKKFTGIKHEWQVNGLDDIKDRSTLGEKLGGNVVVSLEGRPL; via the exons ATG gCTTCTGGAGTAACTGTGAatgatgaagtaatcaaagtttTTAATgacatgaaagtaagaaaatcttCTACACaggaggaaatcaaaaaaagaaagaaagctgttCTCTTCTGTTTAAGTgatgacaaaaaacaaataattgtaGAGGAAGCAAAGCAGATCTTGGTGGGTGACATTGGTGAAACTGTAGAGGACCCCTACACATCTTTTGTGAAGTTGCTACCTCTGAATGATTGCCGATATGCTTTGTATGATGCTACATACGAGACAAAAGAGTCTAAAAAAGAAGATCTAGTTTTTATATTCTG GGCTCCTGAATGTGCACCTTTAAAAAGCAAGATGATTTATGCTAGTTCTAAAGATgccattaaaaagaaatttacag GTATTAAACACGAGTGGCAAGTAAATGGCTTGGATGATATTAAGGATCGTTCAACGCTTGGAGAGAAATTGGGAGGCAATGTAGTAGTTTCACTTGAAGGAAGACCTTTATAA